Proteins from a genomic interval of Arachis hypogaea cultivar Tifrunner chromosome 10, arahy.Tifrunner.gnm2.J5K5, whole genome shotgun sequence:
- the LOC112716564 gene encoding fasciclin-like arabinogalactan protein 15 yields the protein MDTSVYGVCNHKNFSFFLILVFLVPFLLHSASSSTSPQINSNSILVALLDSHYTELTELVEKALLLQKLEEAVGNHNITIFAPRNHALERDLDPEFKRFLLEPRNLNSLQTLLMSHILPTRIPSAAWPPAATSVVRHTTLSSDYHLHLTTNSSGHKTVDSAAVLRPDDVVRPDGVIHGIERLLVPRSVQEDFNRRRSLRSIAAVLPEGAPEVDPRTHRLKKPAPVPAGAPPVLPIYDAMAPGPSLAPAPAPGPGGPRHHFNGERQVKDFIQTLLHYGGYNEMADILVNLTSLATEMGRLVSEGYVLTVLAPNDEAMAKLTTDQLSEPGAPEQIIYYHIIPEYQTEESMYNAVRRFGKIRYDTLRLPHKVAAQEADGSVKFGNGDGSAYLFDPDIYTDGRISVQGIDGVLFPREEEEEDNKAAARRRTTPLVKVASKPRRGKLMQVACGMLGAFGSVC from the exons ATGGATACCTCCGTCTATGGTGTCTGCAACCACAAGAacttctccttcttcctcattctcGTATTCCTCGTCCCATTCCTTCTCCATTCCGCATCGTCTTCAACCTCTCCTCAGATAAACTCAAACTCCATCCTCGTCGCGCTCTTGGATTCTCACTACACCGAACTCACCGAGCTAGTAGAGAAGGCACTCCTCCTTCAGAAGCTTGAAGAAGCTGTCGGCAACCACAACATCACAATCTTCGCACCACGCAACCATGCTCTCGAGCGAGACCTCGACCCTGAGTTCAAGCGCTTCCTTCTCGAACCTCGAAACCTCAACTCACTCCAGACCCTCCTCATGTCCCACATTCTCCCCACTCGCATCCCCTCCGCCGCCTGGCCTCCCGCCGCTACCTCCGTCGTGCGCCACACAACGCTCTCCTCCGACTACCACCTTCATTTGACTACCAACTCCTCGGGACATAAGACTGTTGACTCCGCCGCCGTCCTCCGCCCTGACGACGTTGTCCGCCCTGACGGTGTCATCCACGGCATCGAACGATTATTAGTTCCTCGATCCGTACAGGAAGACTTCAACCGCCGCCGTAGTCTCCGCTCCATCGCCGCGGTACTACCTGAGGGAGCTCCGGAGGTGGATCCTCGCACTCACCGACTGAAGAAGCCAGCTCCAGTTCCCGCCGGAGCGCCTCCGGTTCTTCCGATCTATGACGCCATGGCTCCTGGACCATCTCTAGCTCCGGCGCCGGCACCAGGACCCGGCGGCCCCCGCCACCACTTCAACGGAGAGCGCCAGGTGAAGGACTTCATCCAGACGCTGCTGCATTACGGCGGGTACAACGAGATGGCGGACATTCTCGTAAACCTAACTTCCCTAGCAACGGAGATGGGGCGGTTGGTGTCTGAGGGTTACGTCCTAACGGTTCTGGCGCCGAACGACGAGGCCATGGCGAAGCTTACGACGGATCAATTGAGCGAACCGGGGGCGCCGGAGCAGATCATATACTATCACATCATACCGGAGTACCAGACGGAGGAGAGTATGTACAATGCCGTTAGAAGGTTCGGGAAGATTCGTTACGATACGTTGCGGTTGCCGCATAAGGTTGCGGCTCAGGAAGCTGATGGCTCTGTAAAATTCGGAAATGGCGATGGCTCTGCGTATTTGTTTGATCCTGATATCTATACGGACGGAAGGATCTCCGTCCAGGGGATCGACGGCGTTCTTTTCCCgcgggaggaggaggaggaagacaaTAAGGCGGCGGCTCGCCGTAGAACAACCCCGCTTGTTAAAGTTGCTTCCAAGCCTAGGAGAG GGAAATTGATGCAAGTCGCTTGTGGCATGCTTGGAGCTTTTGGCTCAGTCTGCTAA